Within Methanomicrobiales archaeon, the genomic segment AAGATGAAATACGATGGAAAATTATTGAATAATCTAAACAAATTGTTGATATAGTCTATTTTTCTGACTTTTTAGTGCATTAATATCAGTGTATTCATCAATTTGAAAATTTTGTGAAGAATCGTCCTTCGATGGTCAACCATATCAATTCGCACCTTATTGGCCTTATAGAAACCCTCAATGATAATAATAAAGAGAATATTCGTCTCTGAAGAAATGGTCACTAAGACCTGAGAGGTAGCGTGCAAGTTAAGCTGTAAATTGGACTCCTGTATCCGGACCAACTATCTTCTCACCGGCAGATACATACCGGCGACTGGTGATCCACTCCTCGTTGCTATCCATCAGGATCGCCCCAGCAAGTCGGAGGAGGGCGGCATCATTGGGGAATGCCCCGATGGATCGGTACCGCCGTTTCAGTTCTTTGTTCACCCGTTCCAGGAGATTCATGGTCCGGATCCGTCTCCAATGTTCCCGTGGAGCGCTCCGGTAGTTGAAGAGGCTGTACTGGAACCGGTTGATCGTATCGGCAACCTGGGGATAGCCCCGGACCTCCAGGTCCCGGGCACACTCCTGCAGCGTGCGGGAATCCGTGAGCGATTCTTTCAGGAGTCCCGCAATCTCTCCATACCGAGTTCTCGGGATCTTCCGCAGGACTGCCCGCATGAAGTGAACGTGGCACATCTGCCAGCTGGATCCCAGAAAGGATCGTTCCGTGGCACTCTGGATGCCTCGGTGGCCGTCAGAGATCACGAGGTCCACCCGTTCCAGGCCACGGTCTTTGAGTTCCATAAAGAGATCCTCCCAGGTGCGTTCGTTCTCACTATCGGCAATCCTCGCCCCGAGGATCTCCCGCATCCCGTCGGTTCGGATCCCGGCAATGACGAGCAGCGCTTTGTTGCAATAGCGTACCCCGTCTCGCACCTTGAAGTAGGACGCATCCACAAAGAGATACGGCATATGCGGTGCAAGGGGCCGGGAAAAGAATTCTTGGACCCGGGCATCCAGTTCTTTTGTCAGCGTGGACACGTACGCGGGGGAGATCTGATCGATGCCCAGATGGGAGAGCACCTGCTGGACCTTCCGCGTCGATACCCCCTGGAGATACGATTCGAGCACGATGCTCTCGATCGCTTTTTCAACCCTCGCATATCGCTCAAAGACCTTTGTCTGGAATGGGAATTCTCGAAGCAGCGGTTTCTCCAGGGTTACGTCCCCGTATCTCGTTCGAAGCGTTCGAGCCCGGTGCCCGTTCCGATGCGCTCGTCGGGATCCGGTCCGTTGATATCGTCCGGCGCCAGTTTGCTCTTCGGCTTCCTGCTCCATCACCTCGTTCAGAAACCAGGTGAGCAGGATCTTCATCCCTTCGTCGTTACCGGTAAGATATTTATCGATAAGGTTCCTTAGATACATTACCCTGTATTCTCCTTCTGCAATTCACTGTGGGATACAGGGCCTCTTGGGCTTTTACATCACTTCGTATACGCTACCTTTCAGGCTCTCACCGATGGTTCTTTTCAGGACCGAGAATGCCGTTTCAACGAGGTTTCTCCGATGGTACCGGCATGCATCGAAGGTTCGAGCCATCTCTCTCCGATACCGTCTATAGATCCGTTTCTGTTTTCGCGTTTGGACCGGAATCAGGGATTCGGCGTATTCGGCGTGCATCTCCCCTCCCGGATCCGACGATGGATGGACTCGGCATCGTATCCCCTATCAAGAACGAAGCATGCAGCCATCCGGGTTCGATGGGACTGAGTGAGGAGACTGTTGGCCATCCTCACTTCCGAGATCGGATGCGGGGTCATCGTAAGGGCCAGGATCACCTGCGTATTGTATCGACGACCAGGGAGACCTTCAGGAATCGCTTGCGGGTCTTCCCGGTTCAGAGAGAGGAGTAGCAGCGGGCATACGCACTAATAGATCCCGAGGCATCGATGGCGGTGACGGATCTTACGGCTCCTCGTTGATACAGGGAGGAACCCACCCGTTTCTGGATAAGCTTCAACCAGAGCGTGGAAAGTCTCTGCAGGAATTTATGAAGGGTGGTGAAGTGGGGAATCGTCCCTAACTGGAGGATGCTCCGGATCGGATTCATCACTTCGACTAGATCGATTAATCCCCGATAATCCCGTCCTAACTGTTCCTTCAGGAGCAGGAGTACCATCAGCTGGTGCTGGGTGTAGGTCTTCTTCGAGTATTTGCAGGAATAGAGCGG encodes:
- a CDS encoding IS256 family transposase codes for the protein MYLRNLIDKYLTGNDEGMKILLTWFLNEVMEQEAEEQTGAGRYQRTGSRRAHRNGHRARTLRTRYGDVTLEKPLLREFPFQTKVFERYARVEKAIESIVLESYLQGVSTRKVQQVLSHLGIDQISPAYVSTLTKELDARVQEFFSRPLAPHMPYLFVDASYFKVRDGVRYCNKALLVIAGIRTDGMREILGARIADSENERTWEDLFMELKDRGLERVDLVISDGHRGIQSATERSFLGSSWQMCHVHFMRAVLRKIPRTRYGEIAGLLKESLTDSRTLQECARDLEVRGYPQVADTINRFQYSLFNYRSAPREHWRRIRTMNLLERVNKELKRRYRSIGAFPNDAALLRLAGAILMDSNEEWITSRRYVSAGEKIVGPDTGVQFTA